GGCCTTCTTGTTTCCTCCGCCGCCCCCTCCATCGCGTCTGTCTATGCGGCGCGCCAGATGCTGGAAGGCACGCTTTTCATCGCTGTGTCGCAGTCCGGCAAAAGCCCTGACCTCTTGCTCACCGCCGAAGCCGCCAAGGCATCGGGCGCGTTTGTCGTGGCGCTTGTGAATGTGGCTGACAGCCCGCTTGCCAAGCTTGCCGATGTGGTGGTGCCGCTGTCGGCAGGGCCGGAACTTAGTGTGGCCGCCACCAAAAGCTATATCGCGACCCTCGCCGCCATCCTTGGCCTTGTGGCACACTGGAGCGAGGACAAGGAGCTGATGGCAGCGCTTGAAGCCCTGCCCCGCAATCTCGAAGCCGCCTGGGGCCTTGACTGGTCGGGTGCCGCCGAGCGGCTGATTTCGGCCCGCAATATGTTCGTCATCGGGCGTGGACTCGGTTTCGCCGTCACACAGGAAGCCGCGCTCAAATTCAAGGAAACCTCGGGCATCCATGCCGAGGGTTTCTCGGCAGCCGAAGTGAAGCACGGCCCGATGGCCATCGTCGGCCATGGTTTCCCGGTGCTGGTGATGAGCCAGAAGGACGAAAGCCGCGCAGGCATCCCGGAACTCGTGCATGATTTCGAAGCGCGCGGCGCAGCGGTGATGACAGCAGGTGTCGGCCTCAAGGGCGGGCTCGAGCTGCCCGTTGTTGAAGGCGCGCACCCGGCCATCGAACCTATTCTGTTCATCCAGAGCTTCTATCGTATGGTCAATCGACTGTCGGTGCTGCGCGGGTATAATCCCGATACCCCCCCGCATCTGAACAAGGTTACGGAGACCGTCTGATGCCTGAAGAATCGACCCTGATCACCGGCGCCCGCATCCTGCATGCCGGCCATTTCCGCGACGGGCTGGCCGTGCGCCTCAGCGGTGGCCGCATCAGCGATATTGGCCCGGCTGACATGCTGGACACCCACGACGACACCAATGTGATCGAGGCCGAAGGCTTGACCCTTGTGCCCGGCTATATCGACGTGCAGGTGAACGGTGGCGGCGGTGTGCTTTTCAACGACGCACCGACGCGGGCAGGCGTCGAGGCCATCATGGCGGCCCACCGCACCTATGGCACCACGGGCATGCTGCCGACCCTGATCAGCGACGATTTCGCCGTGATGCGGCAGGCCATCAAGGCAGTGGACGAAGCCATCGAGGCAGGCGTGCCGGGCATCCTTGGCATCCACCTTGAAGGACCGTTCCTTTCCGAGCCCAAGAAGGGCGCGCATGACGCCAAACATTTCCGCCCGATTGATGCCGAGGCCTTTGAAATACTGACGAGCCTGAAGCGCGGCGTGACCCATGTGACCCTGGCGCCCGAGGAAACGAGCCCTGAGACCATCGCGGCA
The Gimibacter soli DNA segment above includes these coding regions:
- a CDS encoding SIS domain-containing protein, yielding MTTMSKKLQDSDTKMFAEAGTAGAVVARQIAATVGILADLGAKLREMKPRAVVTCARGSSDHAATYAKYLIETKLGLLVSSAAPSIASVYAARQMLEGTLFIAVSQSGKSPDLLLTAEAAKASGAFVVALVNVADSPLAKLADVVVPLSAGPELSVAATKSYIATLAAILGLVAHWSEDKELMAALEALPRNLEAAWGLDWSGAAERLISARNMFVIGRGLGFAVTQEAALKFKETSGIHAEGFSAAEVKHGPMAIVGHGFPVLVMSQKDESRAGIPELVHDFEARGAAVMTAGVGLKGGLELPVVEGAHPAIEPILFIQSFYRMVNRLSVLRGYNPDTPPHLNKVTETV